In Paraburkholderia caribensis, a single window of DNA contains:
- a CDS encoding hybrid non-ribosomal peptide synthetase/type I polyketide synthase, whose product MSHRDGYLSDLPGGAGHAPGVAARFDAVCGEFGDHVAVIDQTGEEQYAALGERSARLASVLTSMGLERGDRCAIMVPRSRDTLALMLAILRLGAVYVPLDPAYPKAQLDFIVADCAPRLIIAEGAALASVGDLNGVMIDLAEIVASSAVVDPAPLHATGPDDPAYIMYTSGSTGKPKGVIVPHRAILRLVRDQTFTALSPQTRFLNLAPLAFDASTLEIWGPLLNGGSAAIINKVQPSLDTIAADMARLGVTSAWFTAGLFNALADYRLEAFLPLKEVLTGGDVLSPVHIRKVMEAHPGLQIINGYGPTENTTFTCCYRIPRDSEASAQGEAIPIGDAIAGTRVYIVDDKLVPVSDGEVGELVTGGDGVALGYLNRPELTAEKFIDDVFTRSGKLYRTGDLVRRRPDGAIDFLGRNDRQIKIAGKRIELDEIEHALRVAPGVADAAVAAFEGRRGKSIAGFVKADAADAARFLDALRAHLKAAIPDYMVPAELRVLPDFPLTPNGKIDRKALLAGLDTPAAAPAEAGPVDDDIAGKLAAVFEGLLGNPVDRRSNFFDLGLRSLDLMRAHAIIARDVSAKVALVDLFRHPNVEALATHLRDALGLAQQGAIRRRRDVQDGAIAVVGMSGRFPGARNVREFWANVLAGRDCITHFDVAELEDSFDDGSRREERYVKARPILQDVDRFDAGFFGVLAREAALTDPQQRLFLEIAWEAFEDAGYDPATIAGAVGVFAGTSMNTYFLKHVLTDRGVIDEFTSQFQIGEYQKLVGAGDFVATRTAYKLGLRGPAISVQTACSTSLTAIGLAVENLRAGRCDMALAGGVSITFPQKRGYFYEEGGMGAPDGVCRPFDASARGTVFGSGAGVVLLKRLDDAIADEDPIYAVIRGVGMNNDGSDKVGFTAPSVDAQARAIAIAHAEAGIDPATVGYIEAHGTATPLGDPIEFAGLVQAFRLGGVEGGQFCALGSAKANVGHLDAAAGVTGFMAAALALRDRTLPPLTHFHAPNPGIDVTNSPFFFNEAARPWADGPTPRRAGVSSFGVGGTNVHVVLEEAPHRIDASEQQDGLQILPLSARSAAALERAKANLASHLAANPGVSLADVAATLQTGRRAFTHRAVVIAESADQAQAKLQKGAIEAQAPQAAPPVVFMFPGQGSQYPGMGEALYRTEPVYREWIDKGAEALAAHVGLDIRTLMFSDTPEGDDTPHPIRSTIYAQPALFLVEYAVAQLWISRGIKPAAMIGHSVGELVAACVAEAIAFEDALYLIAKRGALMQSAEPGAMLVVRLSEADLRPMLPADVDLAAINAPTLSVVAGPFAAIEAFEATLKAGDIEHRRLHTSHAFHSRMMSGVVEDLAKLADTLSFARPKIPYVSSVTGQWASMDQPVPGRYWAGHCRDVVRFSDALATVTAEGEPLLLEIGPGRTLTTFAMQGLPKDRYLGAMASLPDFAMRDRELAVLAEATGRLWLNGLTPNWKTVQPKAARRISLPTYPFEQERHWIDAPATASSRNLTTQAAAIAAPASSDAITTLSQTAMTQTVQIDRKPRLIAELAALLAEISGEAPDTSDPNMTFWDLGYDSLLMGQVSRQLRRRYDVTVSFRQIMSDYPTLPALAEFLDGAMPPDPEQPAAAPVAVAAPVAAPVALTAPVAAAPIVAAPGFAAPAMAAAPASGDIQSVIRDQIAAMQSLMARQLDVLQGAPLAVQQPAAAVQAAAAPVQATAPVPVAAAAALKPSAGPEIKFEENRPTRFTAYKPGATNSAQMTDAQTAFIADLTARYSAKTPTSKARTQSYRAVLADPRTASGFREEWKELVYPIVAQRSKGSKIWDVDGNEYIDIVNGYGQTAFGHTPDFVVDAVNAQMAEGFAIGPQSPLAGEVAQMFADMTGHQRVTFCNTGSEAVMAAMRLARTVTGKDKIVCFDGDYHGQFDEVLVKPGSEAGVPRAFPLAPGIPQNSVGNMVVLPYARSESLEWIKANIDDIAGVLFEPVQSRHPNLRPKEFVQQLRDITAANDSALIFDEVVTGFRVHPAGMQGYWGIKGDMATYGKVVGGGLPVGVLAGSAQFMDALDGGQWQFGDASVPEVPPTFFAGTFVRHPVVLAAMKAVLLHLKEAGPALQETLAARMDGLVQRINGHLEKVGIAARAESFSSWFYVSFAGEDRLGSLFYPYMRYLGVHIMEGFPCFLTTSHSDEDIRKIGDAFIESIAALQRVGILGSAQEAPAAVPQAEPLQLTQAPLTEPQKEIWLSAQLGNEASLAFNESFTLELNGNLNEAAFERAFAATVARHDALRVHFSRVGDTMFADPATAVPLEKIDLSGHADPAGQLASIIDAEAREAFDLTRAPLARAGLVRLESQKWAFVFTAHHIICDGWSINIILRDLSALYAAEVSGVKAELDEVQSFLAFAKAQDEAGVDADTREFWMNLHREPAPQPDLPGDRPRPELKSFSGASTTRHLGADLLKQVKTASSKQGCSLFATLFGAAQVLFGRLSNNDDVVIAAPMAGQSQAGEALLVGHCVNFLPLRVRFDRNQPFATHMKAVRDHLYDAGDRQNYTYGALVRDLGVKRDLNRLPLTDLQFNLEKVDGELDMAGVTTRFTPNAKAYSNFDLFLNVIESAKGLRLDCDFNTDVYDEATIQRWLGYYENLLGAIARDAGTTIAALPLLNDAEIHYLRDELNDSQRAYDLSQTTPAMIAAQARQTPNAPAVSDEVLRLSYGELDASASRIARSLVAAGIAPRGRVAIAMDRSVMTVAAMIGVWRAGCAYVPLDMTMPPARLRQILDGADIAAILTDGASRAVLEPGAHRVLDLETLLAQHDDAAVTLPDVSDADSAYVIFTSGSTGQPKGVEIGHRALSNFLLSMAQAPGFTASDRIVAVTTFSFDISGLELFLPLIAGGQTFIAGHAEVRTGYELVTRLNEQAATVLQATPSLWRMLLEAGFKVPQGFKILCGGEPLPRDLADALLATGAEVWNLYGPTETTIWSSASRVVANGAVVIGAPLANTQLHVLTDDLHLAPQGVSGELWIGGDGLAKGYFNRPDLTDAAFRLVAIEGAAPCRLYRTGDLAKRLADGSLQHLGRRDQQIKLRGFRIEIEDIEAALRKAPGVAAAAVALHTVGDSPRLVGYLVGTASEKSDHAAVAAHVAGQLPAYMVPTLWMTLDALPQTSNGKLDRKALPVPTADMVATPVRPAHAALKVVPPAPMPIEPVAAEAIVIEPVTAAPAAMTQTQSTIAAIWADVLGLQQVGLDQQFFSLGADSLQLFRIVARMNERGLGVDARQLMKNLTIAELAASLDGPPADELMAAPVVARPSILNFKRRVAEGV is encoded by the coding sequence ATGTCACATAGAGATGGATATTTGAGCGACTTGCCGGGCGGCGCAGGTCATGCACCTGGCGTAGCGGCGCGCTTCGATGCCGTATGTGGCGAGTTTGGCGATCATGTCGCTGTGATCGACCAGACGGGTGAAGAACAGTATGCCGCCCTCGGCGAGCGTTCGGCCCGCCTCGCAAGCGTCCTGACCAGCATGGGCCTGGAGCGAGGCGATCGTTGCGCCATCATGGTTCCGCGCAGCCGGGACACGCTGGCGTTGATGCTGGCCATCCTGCGTCTGGGCGCCGTCTATGTGCCGCTGGACCCTGCCTATCCCAAAGCCCAGCTCGATTTCATCGTTGCCGATTGCGCGCCCAGGCTCATCATCGCGGAAGGGGCGGCGCTTGCCAGCGTGGGCGACCTGAATGGCGTGATGATCGATCTGGCCGAAATCGTGGCATCGTCGGCAGTTGTCGATCCCGCTCCGCTGCATGCGACGGGTCCCGACGACCCTGCCTACATCATGTATACGTCCGGCTCGACGGGCAAGCCCAAGGGCGTGATCGTTCCGCATCGCGCGATTCTGCGCCTCGTGCGCGATCAGACCTTCACTGCCCTGTCGCCGCAGACGCGCTTCCTCAACCTCGCGCCGCTTGCCTTCGATGCAAGCACGCTGGAGATCTGGGGTCCGCTGCTGAACGGCGGCAGCGCCGCGATCATCAACAAAGTCCAACCTTCGCTCGACACGATCGCCGCCGACATGGCGCGGCTCGGCGTCACGAGTGCGTGGTTCACGGCGGGCCTCTTCAATGCGCTCGCCGACTATCGGCTGGAGGCCTTTCTGCCGCTCAAGGAAGTGCTGACGGGCGGCGACGTGCTGTCGCCCGTGCATATCCGCAAGGTCATGGAGGCCCACCCCGGGCTGCAGATCATCAACGGCTACGGGCCGACCGAAAACACGACTTTCACCTGCTGCTACCGCATTCCGCGCGACAGCGAGGCATCGGCACAGGGCGAGGCGATTCCCATCGGTGACGCGATCGCGGGCACGCGCGTCTACATCGTCGACGACAAGCTGGTTCCCGTCAGCGACGGCGAAGTCGGCGAGCTCGTCACGGGCGGCGACGGCGTGGCGCTCGGCTACCTCAATCGCCCCGAACTGACGGCGGAAAAATTCATCGACGACGTCTTCACGCGGAGCGGCAAGCTCTACCGCACGGGCGACCTCGTGCGCCGCCGCCCGGACGGCGCCATCGATTTCCTGGGCCGCAACGACCGGCAGATCAAGATCGCGGGCAAGCGCATCGAGCTGGATGAAATCGAGCATGCACTGCGCGTTGCGCCCGGCGTCGCCGATGCGGCCGTGGCGGCATTCGAAGGCCGCAGAGGCAAGTCGATCGCGGGCTTCGTGAAGGCCGATGCCGCCGATGCCGCACGCTTCCTCGACGCGTTGCGCGCGCATCTGAAGGCTGCCATTCCCGATTACATGGTCCCGGCGGAACTGCGTGTCCTGCCGGACTTTCCGTTGACGCCGAATGGCAAGATCGACCGCAAAGCCCTGCTCGCGGGACTCGACACGCCCGCCGCAGCGCCCGCCGAAGCCGGGCCGGTCGACGACGACATCGCCGGAAAGCTGGCGGCCGTGTTCGAGGGGCTGCTCGGCAACCCCGTCGATCGCCGCTCGAACTTCTTCGATCTCGGCCTGCGCTCGCTCGATCTGATGCGGGCGCATGCCATCATCGCGCGCGACGTGTCGGCCAAGGTCGCGCTGGTGGACCTGTTCCGGCATCCCAACGTCGAGGCGCTGGCCACGCATCTGCGCGACGCGCTCGGCCTGGCGCAGCAAGGCGCCATCCGGCGGCGCCGGGACGTGCAAGACGGGGCTATCGCCGTCGTCGGCATGTCCGGACGGTTTCCCGGCGCGCGCAATGTCCGCGAATTCTGGGCGAACGTCCTCGCGGGGCGCGACTGCATCACGCATTTCGACGTGGCGGAACTGGAAGACAGCTTCGACGACGGCTCACGCCGCGAGGAGCGTTATGTGAAGGCACGGCCGATACTCCAGGACGTCGACCGTTTCGATGCCGGCTTCTTCGGGGTGCTGGCGCGCGAGGCCGCGCTGACCGACCCGCAACAGCGCCTGTTCCTGGAGATCGCCTGGGAGGCGTTCGAGGATGCCGGCTACGATCCGGCGACGATCGCCGGTGCCGTCGGCGTGTTCGCCGGCACCTCGATGAACACCTACTTCCTCAAGCACGTCCTGACCGATCGTGGCGTGATCGACGAGTTCACGAGCCAGTTCCAGATTGGCGAGTATCAAAAGCTGGTCGGCGCGGGCGATTTCGTCGCCACCCGCACCGCCTACAAGCTCGGCCTCAGAGGGCCTGCCATTTCGGTCCAGACGGCATGCTCCACATCGCTGACGGCGATCGGCCTCGCGGTCGAGAACCTTCGCGCCGGACGCTGCGACATGGCGCTGGCGGGCGGCGTATCGATCACCTTCCCGCAGAAGCGCGGCTACTTCTACGAAGAAGGCGGAATGGGCGCGCCCGACGGCGTTTGCCGCCCGTTCGATGCCAGCGCCCGCGGCACGGTGTTCGGCAGCGGCGCGGGCGTGGTCCTGCTGAAACGTCTCGACGATGCCATCGCCGACGAGGATCCCATCTATGCCGTAATCCGTGGTGTCGGCATGAACAACGACGGCTCCGACAAGGTCGGCTTCACTGCGCCGAGCGTCGACGCACAAGCCCGCGCGATCGCCATCGCGCACGCCGAGGCGGGCATCGATCCCGCCACCGTCGGCTATATCGAAGCCCACGGGACGGCGACGCCGCTCGGCGATCCGATTGAATTCGCGGGCCTCGTGCAGGCATTCCGCCTGGGGGGCGTCGAAGGCGGCCAGTTCTGCGCGCTCGGCTCGGCGAAGGCCAACGTCGGACACCTCGACGCGGCAGCGGGCGTGACAGGTTTCATGGCGGCGGCGCTCGCGCTGCGCGATCGTACGTTGCCTCCCCTCACGCATTTCCATGCGCCGAACCCGGGCATCGACGTGACGAACAGCCCGTTCTTCTTCAACGAGGCAGCGCGTCCCTGGGCGGATGGCCCGACGCCGCGCCGCGCGGGCGTGAGTTCGTTCGGCGTCGGCGGAACGAACGTCCACGTGGTGCTGGAAGAAGCGCCGCATCGCATCGACGCATCCGAGCAGCAAGACGGGCTGCAGATACTGCCGCTTTCGGCAAGGAGCGCAGCAGCGCTCGAACGCGCGAAGGCCAATCTTGCCAGCCATCTCGCAGCCAATCCCGGCGTCTCGCTCGCCGACGTGGCAGCGACGCTGCAAACGGGCCGCCGCGCCTTCACGCATCGCGCCGTGGTGATCGCCGAGAGCGCCGATCAGGCCCAGGCGAAGCTGCAGAAGGGCGCCATCGAAGCACAGGCCCCGCAGGCCGCGCCGCCCGTCGTCTTCATGTTCCCCGGGCAGGGCTCGCAATATCCGGGCATGGGTGAAGCGCTCTATCGCACCGAGCCTGTCTATCGCGAATGGATCGACAAGGGCGCCGAAGCGCTGGCTGCGCACGTCGGGCTGGATATCCGCACGCTGATGTTCAGCGATACCCCGGAAGGCGACGATACCCCGCATCCCATCCGTTCGACGATCTACGCGCAGCCGGCGCTGTTCCTCGTCGAATACGCAGTGGCGCAGTTGTGGATATCGCGCGGCATCAAGCCGGCGGCGATGATCGGCCATAGCGTCGGCGAACTGGTCGCCGCCTGCGTGGCCGAGGCAATCGCCTTCGAAGACGCGCTGTACCTCATCGCGAAGCGTGGCGCGCTCATGCAGTCGGCCGAACCGGGCGCGATGCTGGTGGTGCGTTTGTCCGAGGCCGATCTGAGGCCCATGCTGCCCGCCGATGTCGATCTGGCCGCGATCAATGCGCCGACGCTCAGCGTGGTGGCGGGCCCGTTCGCCGCCATCGAAGCGTTCGAAGCCACGCTGAAAGCCGGCGATATCGAGCATCGGCGCCTGCACACGTCTCACGCCTTCCACTCGCGCATGATGTCCGGCGTCGTCGAAGATCTGGCAAAGCTCGCCGATACCCTTTCGTTCGCACGCCCGAAGATTCCGTATGTGTCGTCGGTGACGGGGCAATGGGCTTCAATGGATCAGCCCGTGCCGGGACGTTACTGGGCCGGACATTGCCGCGACGTGGTGCGCTTCAGCGACGCGCTCGCCACGGTGACGGCGGAAGGCGAGCCGCTGCTGCTCGAAATCGGCCCCGGCCGGACGTTGACCACCTTTGCAATGCAGGGATTGCCCAAGGACCGGTATCTGGGCGCGATGGCCTCACTGCCCGATTTCGCGATGCGCGACCGCGAGCTTGCCGTTCTCGCCGAAGCGACCGGGCGGCTGTGGTTGAACGGGCTCACGCCGAACTGGAAAACCGTCCAGCCGAAAGCCGCCCGCCGCATTTCGCTGCCGACCTATCCGTTCGAACAGGAACGGCACTGGATCGACGCCCCTGCAACTGCCTCTTCACGCAACCTCACGACGCAAGCCGCGGCGATTGCCGCTCCAGCCTCGTCCGACGCCATCACCACCCTCTCTCAGACCGCCATGACCCAAACCGTCCAAATCGACCGCAAACCGCGCCTGATTGCCGAACTGGCCGCTCTTCTCGCCGAGATTTCCGGTGAGGCGCCCGATACGTCCGACCCGAACATGACCTTCTGGGACCTCGGTTACGACTCGCTGTTGATGGGACAGGTCTCCCGGCAGCTTCGCCGTCGCTACGACGTCACGGTCAGCTTCCGGCAGATCATGAGCGACTATCCGACGCTGCCTGCATTGGCCGAGTTCCTCGACGGCGCTATGCCGCCCGATCCCGAACAGCCGGCCGCAGCGCCCGTTGCCGTTGCCGCGCCCGTTGCCGCACCCGTTGCCCTTACGGCGCCCGTCGCGGCCGCGCCCATCGTGGCCGCGCCTGGCTTCGCCGCACCGGCAATGGCGGCAGCCCCGGCCTCGGGCGATATCCAGTCGGTGATCCGCGACCAGATCGCCGCGATGCAGTCGTTGATGGCGCGTCAGCTCGACGTGCTGCAAGGCGCACCGCTGGCCGTCCAGCAGCCTGCCGCCGCCGTGCAGGCAGCGGCAGCACCCGTGCAAGCCACGGCGCCCGTGCCCGTCGCGGCAGCCGCCGCGCTCAAGCCGTCCGCCGGCCCCGAAATCAAGTTCGAGGAAAACCGCCCGACGCGCTTCACCGCCTACAAGCCAGGCGCGACGAACTCCGCGCAGATGACAGATGCTCAGACCGCGTTCATCGCGGACCTGACGGCGCGCTACTCGGCGAAAACACCGACCTCCAAAGCGCGTACGCAGTCCTACCGTGCCGTGCTCGCCGATCCGCGTACGGCGAGCGGCTTCCGCGAGGAATGGAAAGAGCTGGTCTATCCGATCGTTGCCCAGCGCTCCAAGGGGTCGAAGATCTGGGACGTCGACGGCAATGAATACATCGACATAGTCAATGGCTACGGCCAGACCGCGTTCGGCCATACGCCCGATTTCGTGGTGGACGCCGTCAACGCGCAGATGGCGGAAGGCTTCGCGATCGGACCGCAGTCCCCGCTGGCGGGCGAAGTCGCGCAGATGTTCGCCGACATGACGGGGCATCAGCGCGTCACCTTCTGCAACACCGGCTCCGAAGCCGTGATGGCGGCGATGCGCCTCGCGCGCACGGTGACGGGCAAGGACAAGATCGTCTGCTTCGACGGCGACTATCACGGCCAGTTCGACGAAGTCCTCGTCAAGCCGGGCAGCGAGGCGGGCGTCCCGCGTGCCTTCCCGCTCGCCCCCGGCATCCCGCAGAACTCGGTGGGCAACATGGTCGTGCTGCCCTACGCCAGGTCCGAAAGCCTCGAATGGATCAAGGCCAACATCGACGATATCGCCGGTGTGCTGTTCGAGCCCGTGCAGTCGCGTCACCCCAATCTGCGGCCGAAGGAATTCGTGCAGCAGCTGCGCGACATCACGGCGGCCAATGACTCCGCGCTGATCTTCGACGAGGTCGTGACGGGCTTCCGCGTCCACCCCGCCGGCATGCAAGGCTACTGGGGCATCAAGGGCGACATGGCGACCTACGGCAAGGTGGTCGGCGGCGGCCTGCCCGTCGGCGTGCTGGCCGGCAGCGCCCAGTTCATGGATGCGCTCGACGGCGGCCAGTGGCAATTCGGCGACGCATCGGTTCCCGAAGTCCCGCCGACCTTCTTCGCCGGTACGTTCGTGCGCCACCCCGTGGTGCTGGCAGCGATGAAAGCCGTGCTGCTGCATCTGAAGGAAGCCGGCCCGGCGCTGCAGGAAACGCTCGCCGCCCGCATGGACGGGCTCGTGCAACGCATCAATGGCCATCTGGAGAAAGTCGGCATCGCGGCACGCGCCGAATCCTTCTCGAGCTGGTTCTACGTCAGCTTTGCGGGCGAAGACCGTCTGGGCAGCCTGTTCTATCCGTATATGCGCTACCTCGGCGTGCACATCATGGAAGGCTTCCCCTGCTTCCTGACAACCAGCCATTCGGACGAGGACATCCGCAAGATCGGCGACGCGTTCATCGAAAGTATCGCCGCGCTCCAGCGCGTCGGCATTCTCGGCAGCGCGCAGGAGGCCCCGGCTGCCGTGCCGCAGGCCGAACCGTTGCAACTCACCCAGGCGCCCCTCACCGAGCCGCAAAAAGAAATCTGGCTGTCGGCTCAGCTGGGCAACGAAGCCTCGCTCGCGTTCAACGAGTCGTTCACGCTCGAACTGAACGGCAACCTGAACGAGGCCGCGTTCGAACGCGCCTTCGCGGCCACGGTGGCCCGCCACGATGCGCTGCGTGTGCACTTCTCGCGCGTCGGCGACACGATGTTCGCGGACCCGGCGACGGCCGTTCCGCTGGAAAAGATCGACCTGTCCGGCCACGCCGATCCCGCCGGGCAACTCGCGTCGATCATCGATGCGGAAGCCCGCGAGGCGTTCGATCTCACCCGCGCGCCGCTCGCCCGTGCCGGGCTCGTGCGGCTGGAAAGCCAGAAGTGGGCCTTCGTGTTTACCGCCCATCACATCATCTGCGACGGCTGGTCGATCAACATCATCCTGCGCGATCTGTCCGCTCTCTACGCGGCGGAAGTGTCGGGCGTCAAGGCGGAACTCGACGAGGTGCAAAGTTTTCTCGCCTTCGCCAAGGCGCAGGATGAAGCCGGCGTCGACGCGGACACGCGCGAGTTCTGGATGAACCTCCATCGCGAGCCCGCGCCGCAGCCCGATTTGCCCGGCGATCGTCCGCGCCCGGAACTCAAGAGCTTCAGCGGCGCGTCGACGACACGCCATCTGGGAGCCGACCTTCTGAAGCAGGTGAAGACCGCTTCGTCGAAGCAAGGCTGCTCGCTGTTCGCCACGCTGTTCGGCGCGGCCCAGGTGCTGTTCGGCCGCCTGTCGAACAACGACGATGTCGTGATCGCCGCGCCGATGGCTGGCCAGTCGCAAGCGGGCGAAGCGCTGCTGGTCGGGCACTGCGTCAACTTCCTGCCGCTGCGCGTCAGGTTCGACCGCAACCAGCCTTTCGCCACGCACATGAAGGCGGTGCGCGATCATCTGTACGACGCCGGCGACCGGCAGAACTACACCTATGGCGCGCTGGTGCGCGACCTCGGCGTCAAGCGCGATCTCAACCGGCTGCCGCTGACCGATCTGCAGTTCAACCTGGAGAAGGTCGACGGCGAACTCGACATGGCGGGCGTGACGACGCGCTTCACGCCGAACGCGAAGGCGTATAGCAACTTCGATCTGTTCCTGAACGTCATCGAATCGGCAAAGGGTCTGCGTCTGGATTGCGACTTCAACACCGACGTCTATGACGAAGCGACGATCCAGCGCTGGCTCGGCTACTACGAAAACCTGCTGGGCGCGATTGCCCGCGATGCCGGCACCACGATCGCCGCACTGCCCCTGCTCAACGATGCCGAGATCCACTATCTGCGCGATGAACTGAACGACTCGCAGCGTGCCTACGATCTCTCGCAGACGACTCCCGCGATGATCGCCGCGCAGGCTCGTCAGACGCCCAATGCGCCGGCCGTGTCGGACGAGGTCCTGCGCCTGAGCTACGGCGAGCTCGATGCAAGCGCCAGCCGGATCGCCCGCAGTCTCGTGGCGGCAGGTATCGCGCCGCGCGGACGCGTCGCCATTGCAATGGACCGGAGCGTGATGACGGTAGCCGCCATGATCGGCGTGTGGCGCGCCGGTTGCGCCTACGTGCCGCTCGACATGACGATGCCGCCTGCGCGCCTGCGCCAGATCCTCGACGGCGCCGACATCGCCGCCATCCTCACGGATGGCGCAAGCCGGGCCGTGCTGGAACCCGGCGCGCACCGCGTGCTGGACCTGGAGACGCTGCTTGCGCAACACGACGACGCAGCCGTGACGTTGCCTGACGTATCGGATGCGGACTCGGCCTACGTGATCTTCACGTCGGGCTCGACGGGCCAGCCCAAGGGCGTGGAGATCGGGCATCGCGCGCTGAGCAACTTCCTGCTGTCGATGGCGCAAGCGCCGGGCTTCACGGCCAGCGACCGGATCGTCGCCGTCACGACGTTCTCGTTCGATATTTCGGGTCTCGAACTGTTCCTGCCGCTGATCGCGGGCGGGCAAACCTTCATCGCAGGCCATGCCGAGGTGCGCACCGGTTACGAGCTGGTGACGCGGCTGAACGAGCAGGCTGCCACCGTGCTCCAGGCGACGCCGTCGCTCTGGCGCATGCTGCTGGAAGCCGGCTTCAAGGTCCCGCAAGGCTTCAAGATCCTGTGTGGCGGCGAGCCGCTGCCGCGCGATCTCGCCGACGCGCTGCTGGCGACGGGCGCGGAAGTGTGGAACCTCTACGGTCCGACGGAAACGACGATCTGGTCGTCCGCTTCGCGTGTCGTGGCGAACGGCGCAGTGGTGATCGGCGCGCCCCTCGCGAATACGCAGCTGCATGTGCTCACCGACGACCTGCATCTGGCGCCGCAAGGCGTGAGCGGCGAACTGTGGATTGGCGGCGATGGCCTCGCAAAGGGCTATTTCAACCGCCCCGATCTCACCGATGCCGCGTTCAGGCTGGTGGCGATCGAAGGCGCAGCGCCGTGCCGCCTCTACCGCACGGGTGACCTGGCCAAACGCCTCGCCGATGGCTCGCTGCAGCACCTCGGCCGTCGTGACCAGCAGATCAAGCTGCGCGGCTTCCGCATCGAGATCGAGGATATCGAGGCTGCGTTGCGCAAGGCGCCCGGCGTGGCCGCCGCTGCCGTCGCGCTGCATACCGTCGGCGACAGTCCGCGTCTGGTGGGTTACCTCGTCGGGACGGCCTCTGAGAAGAGCGACCACGCAGCCGTCGCCGCGCACGTGGCCGGACAATTGCCCGCGTACATGGTGCCGACCCTGTGGATGACGCTCGACGCCCTGCCGCAGACCAGCAACGGCAAGCTCGATCGCAAGGCCCTGCCCGTGCCGACCGCGGACATGGTGGCCACGCCCGTGCGTCCTGCGCATGCGGCGCTCAAGGTGGTGCCGCCCGCTCCGATGCCGATCGAACCCGTGGCCGCCGAGGCCATCGTGATCGAGCCCGTAACGGCAGCACCCGCCGCCATGACGCAGACGCAGTCGACCATCGCAGCGATCTGGGCAGACGTGCTCGGCCTCCAGCAGGTCGGCCTCGACCAGCAGTTCTTCAGCCTCGGCGCAGACAGCCTCCAGCTGTTCCGCATCGTCGCGCGAATGAACGAGCGCGGACTGGGTGTCGATGCGCGTCAGCTCATGAAAAATCTGACGATCGCCGAACTGGCGGCGAGCCTCGACGGCCCGCCGGCAGACGAACTGATGGCGGCGCCTGTGGTCGCCCGTCCGTCGATCCTCAATTTCAAGCGCAGAGTCGCCGAAGGAGTCTGA